Part of the Brevibacillus brevis genome is shown below.
CCTGCAGGATGGCCTGCGCCTTGCTTTCATTGCTGCGGATCTCTTCTTCATTCGGCAGTTGATCGTGCGCGTTCATTCACTCATCACTTCCTCTCTTCCAATCCGTGTATATACAGGTACCACCAAGGGTACCAACTGACGGACAGCTCCAGCGAGGTACCCAGCGGCAAAACTTCAGACAGCTTCCAACTGGCATTCCCCACCGTCAGCGTGTAATCGTCGCGCGTGATCAGGTACAAGACGGTATCTCGACGCTCATTCAATCCGGAGACGGTAATCCAGCCATTTTGAACAGTCACACGCACAGCTTTCCGATCGGGAAAGTCGGCCGGGACACCTGCCCCGAACGAGCGGAAGGAGGTCTCGGACAGTTCCATTTGCGACAGGCCGGACAACCGATACGTTTCGCGCCATGGCGTCAATTCCACGGAGTGAACCCACCCGACCGTAAACGTGTCCTGAAGACGCAGCGGCACTACGCCGATCACAGCCTGACGCTGAAAGTCGCGTAGCTGCAAATAAGGATGGGGCCCTGCCAGGATGAGCCCCACGATCAGCAGGAGGAATATACGAGCCAGCCATTTTTTCATGATGTACCCTCACCTCCTGCCTGTCCCCTCGAATCGTCCGCCCCTTGAAAGCCAGCCTAGTTCAAGGCGCCGACTTCCTTGTAGTATTTTTCTGCACCTGGATGAAGCGGAACGACGAGATTTTTCCCCGCTTCCTTCACATCGATTTCATTGGCTGCGTTGTGCGCTGCCTTCAGCGCAGGCATTTCGTCGAAAAACGTCTTGGTCAGCTTGTAGACCTGATCGTCGGACAGGTCGCTCCTCACCAGCAAAATGTTGCGAATCGCGGCCGTCTGGATCGGCTGGTCGTTTTTATACAGGCCAGCCGGTATTTCCGCCGAGACGAAGAACGGGTACTGCTGCGCCATTTTGTCCACATCTTCTTTTTTGATCGGCACGATCTCGACGTCTTTGGTTGTACTAAGGTCAATGACGGTGGAGTTGGGCAGACCCGAAGTGACAAAGGCGGCGTCTATCGTGTTGTTTTTGAGCTGTTCAATGGCCTCCGCATACGAGAGGTAGTCCGCTTTGATGTCGTCGTACG
Proteins encoded:
- a CDS encoding DUF1850 domain-containing protein, whose amino-acid sequence is MKKWLARIFLLLIVGLILAGPHPYLQLRDFQRQAVIGVVPLRLQDTFTVGWVHSVELTPWRETYRLSGLSQMELSETSFRSFGAGVPADFPDRKAVRVTVQNGWITVSGLNERRDTVLYLITRDDYTLTVGNASWKLSEVLPLGTSLELSVSWYPWWYLYIHGLEERK